Proteins co-encoded in one Capsicum annuum cultivar UCD-10X-F1 chromosome 9, UCD10Xv1.1, whole genome shotgun sequence genomic window:
- the LOC124887059 gene encoding uncharacterized protein LOC124887059 has translation MAKFLVLFLVLTYSFVSLAMDNEYALNLANSPTSSPPSSSRKLGKHNQEEEKSINFPKEVIDSSHQQENINDVNQDHHKEIKIKHHHSVDKSIFGGGVILGGLATTFFVAIFCYIRATRRKNNVEPSSPSAPSTV, from the coding sequence ATGGCTAaatttcttgttcttttcttGGTCTTAACATACTCATTTGTGTCTTTAGCCATGGATAATGAATATGCATTAAATTTGGCAAATTCCCCTACTTCTAGTCCACCTTCTTCAAGTAGAAAACTTGGAAAACATAATCAAGAAGAAGAGAAGAGCATTAATTTTCCCAAAGAAGTAATTGATTCTTCACATCAACAAGAGAATATTAATGATGTTAATCAAGATCATCATAAAGAAATCAAGATTAAGCATCATCATTCAGTTGATAAGTCAATATTTGGAGGTGGAGTGATTCTTGGGGGATTAGCAACAACATTCTTTGTGGCaatattttgttatattagagCAACTAGAAGGAAGAATAATGTGGAGCCTAGTTCTCCCAGTGCCCCATCAACAGTATGA
- the LOC107854203 gene encoding NHP2-like protein 1 translates to MATESVNPKAYPLADSQLTTTIMDLVQQAANYKQLKKGANEATKTLNRGISEFVVMAADTEPLEILLHLPLLAEDKNVPYVFVPSKQALGRACGVTRPVIACSVTSNEGSQLKSQIQQLKDAIEKLLI, encoded by the exons ATG GCAACAGAAAGTGTGAACCCAAAAGCATACCCACTTGCTGATTCGCAATTAACAACAACTATTATGGATTTGGTTCAACAAGCTGCTAATTATAAGCAGCTTAAAAAGGGTGCTAATGAAG CCACGAAGACACTAAACAGAGGTATCTCGGAATTTGTTGTCATGGCGGCAGACACTGAGCCCCTTGAGATCCTTCTTCACCTTCCGCTCCTTGCCGAAGATAAG AATGTGCCGTATGTTTTTGTCCCTTCAAAGCAAGCTCTTGGTCGGGCATGTGGTGTTACCCGTCCTGTGATTGCTTGTTCAGTAACAAGCAATGAGGGAAGCCAGTTGAAATCTCAAATACAGCAACTAAAG GATGCCATTGAGAAGCTCCTCATCTAA